DNA sequence from the Acidobacteriota bacterium genome:
GCGTCCAGCCGATGGAAGCAATGACGGCCGGAATCCGTTGACGTACATGACCGTAACGCCGATGACCGTCTGTCTCAGAGTCGCCGCCCTCACCGCGCTCCTGCTGGTCGTCGCTGGCGGCGCGCCGTTGGCCGACGAGACCGGCGACTCCGCCCCGCCCGAGCCTCTCGACGTCCAGTTCGTCCGCTGGCTGGAGCGCGTCGGGCCACTGATCAGTGAAGAGGAGCGGGCGTTCTTCATCGGCCTCCCCGAGGACTACCGGCGCGAGGCGTTCATCCAGGCCTTCTGGAAGGCCCGCGACCCGGATCCACGGACACCGCTGAACGAACTGCGCGTGCTCTGGGAGGATCGCGTGGACGCGGCGCTCAGCCAGTGGGGCACGCTCGAGGATGCCCGGGCCCTCTTCTACCTGCTGAACGGCCCGCCGGGACGGTTCGTCCTGCCCGACGGACGCACCGCGTCATACTGCCTCTCGCGCGGCAGCGAGCTGGAGATCTGGTTCTACGGCGGCAGCGACCGCACACCGCGCCACTTCGTCGTCATCTTCGTGCGCACGAGCAGGAACCGGCCTTACCAGTTCTGGCACAAGAGCGCGGTACGGCGTCCAACGGCCCGTCGCGGCCTGCCGACGACGAACATCAGGGTGCTCTGCGCGGACGAGTGGTTCGGCTGGGCCGCCCAGGCGCTGCAGCGCGACCTCGCCAGCACCGGAGTCCTGGAAGAAGTCTCGACGCCTCCCGAGCCTCCCGCGGAGTGGCTGGCCACCTTCGCCGCCTTCAACACCGACGTCCCGGCAGGTGCCCCTCGCTTCGACGTCGACCTCGAGTGGGACTTCCCGGGCCGCAACCAGACGCGGACGGTGACGCACGGACTCGTGCTGGTTCCGAACGCCAGCGCGGGCCGCAGGACCTTCCAGGAGCGCGAGTACCACAGCTTTCACATGACCGGCGAAGTGATCAGGGACGATCACCTGTTCGAGACCTTCCGCTACCGCTTCGAGCTTCCCGCGGGCAGCAAAGGCGAGGAGGCGCGGATCCCGCTCGTCTTCACCCGCTACCTGCGTCCGGGCGAGGTCCAGGTCCGGCTCAAGATCGAGGACGTCTTCGGCCAGCAGTTCGCGGTCGTCAATGAGACGGTCGACGTGCCGAACCTCGAGCAGGCGCAATCGCTGCGCAAAACGATCCTGGAGACGTTCCCGGCCCTCGCCGAGGCGAACGAGGCCGCGTCCCGCGGCGAACGCCTGCTGCGGCTGGTGCCGCCGCGAGACGAACGCCTGCGAGTCGGCATGGTCCGATTCTCCACGCACGCGATCGGCGACTTCGACGCCGTCGCCTTCTCGCTCGACGGCCGCGAGATCCTGCGCAAACGCCGGCCCCCCTATGGTGTGGAACTGAACCTCGGTTCCCATCCGACCGAGCACCGGATCCGGGTGGAAGGCCTCAAGGACGGCGAGGTCGTCGCCTCGGACGAGATGTCCGTCAATCGCGGCGGCCAGCGCTTCCGCGCCCGGTTCATCGAGCCGCGCTCCGGCGAACAGTATCTGCAAAGCACCCGCGCCGTCGTCGAGATCGCGGTGCCGGACGGCGAGGAGATCGAGCGACTTGAACTGTTCCTGGGCGAGGAGCGGATCGCCACGCTCTACCAGCCGCCCTGGGTCCAGCCGGTCGTGCTCGACGGGCCAAACCTGACCTACCTTCGAGCGGCCGCTTTTCTCGCCGACGGCAGCAGCACGGAGGACGTCGTCTTCATCAACAGCCCGAACCCGATCGAGCGGATCGACGTGCAGTACATCGAGCTTTTCGCCAGCGTCGTCGACGAAAGCGGACGACCGGTCCCCGGACTGGAGCAGGATCACTTCGCGGTCACCGAAGACGGTGTTCCGCAGACAGTCCGACGCTTCGAATGGGTCGACGACACGCCCTTCCACGCGGGCCTCCTGATCGACACCTCCGCTTCGATGGAGGAATCGATCGAAGAGGTCCGCACC
Encoded proteins:
- a CDS encoding VWA domain-containing protein, with translation MTVCLRVAALTALLLVVAGGAPLADETGDSAPPEPLDVQFVRWLERVGPLISEEERAFFIGLPEDYRREAFIQAFWKARDPDPRTPLNELRVLWEDRVDAALSQWGTLEDARALFYLLNGPPGRFVLPDGRTASYCLSRGSELEIWFYGGSDRTPRHFVVIFVRTSRNRPYQFWHKSAVRRPTARRGLPTTNIRVLCADEWFGWAAQALQRDLASTGVLEEVSTPPEPPAEWLATFAAFNTDVPAGAPRFDVDLEWDFPGRNQTRTVTHGLVLVPNASAGRRTFQEREYHSFHMTGEVIRDDHLFETFRYRFELPAGSKGEEARIPLVFTRYLRPGEVQVRLKIEDVFGQQFAVVNETVDVPNLEQAQSLRKTILETFPALAEANEAASRGERLLRLVPPRDERLRVGMVRFSTHAIGDFDAVAFSLDGREILRKRRPPYGVELNLGSHPTEHRIRVEGLKDGEVVASDEMSVNRGGQRFRARFIEPRSGEQYLQSTRAVVEIAVPDGEEIERLELFLGEERIATLYQPPWVQPVVLDGPNLTYLRAAAFLADGSSTEDVVFINSPNPIERIDVQYIELFASVVDESGRPVPGLEQDHFAVTEDGVPQTVRRFEWVDDTPFHAGLLIDTSASMEESIEEVRTAARRFVDTALQPKDRMAILTFANRTQVESRFTKNTGQLARALSGLKATGTTSLYDSLVYALSYFDGISGQKALLLLSDGRDENSSFTFESALETAHRSGVTIYAIGLKKAATDRTTRRVLERIAGETGGQAFFIDQVSELDAIYRQIERELRNRYLLTYQSTSTKPDSEFRVVRVEVDRRGADVRTMAGYYP